A DNA window from Carnobacterium funditum DSM 5970 contains the following coding sequences:
- a CDS encoding glycoside hydrolase family 13 protein: METSAIFHRPESEYAYLYTKDEMHIRIRTKKGDVSKVNIISGDPYLHDQKKWYLENVPMDLILSTDIHDYWLIKTGAEFRRLSYGFHVIGNDGTEVFYGDRGVFPYDEKYLAFANSFFRMPYFQEIDRFKAPDWVKKTIWYQIFPERFANGDTSNDPAGTLPWGSKKHPTRDDFYGGDLQGVIDNLDYLVDLGINGIYFCPIFKATSNHKYDTTDYFEIDPDFGDKETFKKLVDEAHKRGIRIMLDAVFNHLGMLSYQWADVIENEEKSKYADWFHIHEFPVKLDESLTTEELENVGQVPYDTFAFTGHMPKLNTANPAVQDYLLEVAAYWIREFDIDAWRLDVANEVDHHFWKRFYQVTTDLKEDFYILGEIWHSSQSWLQGDEFHAVMNYAFTGTIEDYFVQKRITASKMVSGLNEQLMLYRQQANEVMFNSLDSHDTARILTISAGNKDSVKSSLAFTFMQYGSPCIYYGTEVGMDGFDDPDCRKCMVWNEKDQDLNMLAFTKELIEFRKNYQDILSFGKLEWFDIRDEENVIGFKRSFGEQTIVAYFNQGDEELAITSTSQADSILSHLTSNKGELLTIKKNGFVVYKENIKA, from the coding sequence ATGGAAACTTCAGCAATTTTTCATAGGCCTGAGAGTGAATATGCCTACCTTTATACAAAAGATGAAATGCACATTCGGATACGTACTAAAAAAGGAGACGTTTCCAAAGTAAATATTATCAGTGGTGATCCTTATTTACATGACCAGAAAAAATGGTATCTGGAAAACGTTCCAATGGATTTAATCTTAAGCACAGATATTCATGATTATTGGTTAATTAAAACTGGAGCAGAGTTTAGGCGTTTGTCTTATGGATTTCATGTTATTGGTAACGACGGTACTGAAGTTTTTTATGGAGATAGAGGCGTTTTTCCTTATGATGAAAAATACTTAGCCTTTGCTAATTCTTTTTTTCGAATGCCTTATTTCCAAGAAATTGATCGTTTTAAAGCGCCTGATTGGGTGAAAAAAACAATCTGGTATCAAATTTTTCCAGAGCGATTTGCTAATGGTGACACGAGTAATGATCCAGCAGGCACTTTGCCTTGGGGAAGTAAAAAACACCCAACACGTGATGATTTTTATGGTGGAGATTTACAAGGGGTTATTGATAATTTAGATTATCTAGTTGATTTAGGAATAAATGGTATTTATTTTTGCCCTATTTTTAAAGCGACCTCGAATCATAAGTATGACACGACAGACTATTTTGAAATTGATCCAGATTTTGGTGATAAAGAAACGTTTAAAAAATTAGTTGATGAAGCACATAAAAGAGGGATACGCATCATGTTGGATGCAGTATTTAACCATCTGGGGATGTTGTCGTATCAATGGGCAGATGTTATTGAAAATGAAGAAAAGTCTAAATATGCTGATTGGTTCCATATCCATGAGTTTCCAGTAAAATTAGATGAGAGTTTAACAACTGAAGAACTAGAAAATGTCGGTCAAGTACCGTATGATACCTTCGCTTTTACCGGTCATATGCCTAAATTAAACACAGCTAATCCAGCTGTTCAAGACTACTTATTAGAAGTTGCAGCTTATTGGATTCGTGAATTTGATATTGACGCTTGGCGTTTAGACGTAGCTAATGAAGTTGACCATCATTTCTGGAAAAGGTTTTATCAGGTTACAACAGATTTAAAAGAAGATTTTTATATTTTAGGAGAAATTTGGCACTCTTCTCAAAGTTGGTTACAAGGTGATGAGTTTCATGCAGTCATGAACTATGCTTTTACTGGCACAATAGAAGATTACTTTGTGCAGAAGAGGATCACTGCTAGTAAAATGGTCTCAGGGTTGAATGAACAACTAATGTTGTACCGGCAACAGGCGAATGAAGTGATGTTTAATTCTTTAGACTCCCATGATACTGCTCGTATACTAACAATCAGTGCAGGAAATAAAGATAGTGTGAAGTCGAGTCTGGCATTTACATTTATGCAATACGGTTCACCTTGTATTTATTATGGTACTGAGGTTGGAATGGATGGATTCGATGATCCCGATTGCCGAAAATGTATGGTTTGGAATGAAAAAGACCAAGATTTAAACATGCTAGCATTTACAAAAGAATTAATTGAGTTCAGAAAAAATTACCAAGATATATTGAGTTTTGGTAAATTAGAATGGTTTGATATTAGAGACGAAGAAAATGTTATTGGTTTCAAACGCTCATTTGGCGAACAAACGATTGTTGCTTACTTTAACCAAGGGGATGAAGAGTTAGCAATAACGTCAACTAGTCAAGCAGACAGTATCCTATCTCATTTAACCTCTAATAAAGGTGAGTTACTGACAATTAAGAAAAATGGTTTTGTTGTGTACAAAGAAAATATAAAGGCGTAA
- a CDS encoding extracellular solute-binding protein codes for MKKIHWKKTMIGFLSLTALVLTACTDNTSDSNDSESGGKETASVLKIDVDERYTDYVNAIVADFEKEQGVTVEVTEKNMFDSIEALPLDGPAGIGTDVLIAPYDRIGILGEQGHLFEVNLPNDDRYDNMDKNQVLSEGKIYGAPFVIETLVMFYNKNLVETVPKTFNDLEKLAEDNQFEFENEKGTNTAFLANWVAPYHYMGLITGYGGYIFGEDGRDTTDIGLNTPEAIEAIEYASKWYQDVWPKGALDATSAENFMNDQFTSEKTAAVINGPWGAASYKEAGLNYGVATIPTLPNGENYQPFAGGTGWTISTYSKNKGLAQKWLDFVNNTKNTQTLYEMTAEIPANQETRSAISNGDEELTNAVIKQYISAVPMPNIPEMEEVWTGTESMIFDAASGNKTAKEAADDAVKLIEENIKQKYEKNE; via the coding sequence ATGAAAAAAATACATTGGAAAAAAACAATGATTGGTTTCCTTTCACTTACTGCTTTAGTTCTAACGGCTTGCACTGATAATACTTCTGATTCAAATGATTCTGAGAGTGGTGGGAAAGAAACCGCTTCCGTTTTAAAGATTGATGTAGATGAACGCTACACAGATTATGTTAATGCTATTGTAGCTGATTTCGAAAAAGAACAGGGTGTAACCGTCGAAGTAACCGAAAAAAATATGTTTGATTCTATAGAAGCTTTGCCACTTGATGGTCCCGCAGGTATTGGAACAGATGTTTTAATTGCTCCCTATGATAGAATAGGTATTTTAGGTGAGCAAGGTCATTTGTTTGAAGTTAACTTACCAAATGATGATCGTTATGACAATATGGATAAGAATCAAGTACTTTCAGAAGGTAAAATTTACGGTGCTCCTTTTGTAATAGAAACGTTAGTCATGTTTTACAACAAAAATTTAGTTGAAACGGTTCCTAAGACATTTAACGATTTAGAGAAATTAGCCGAAGACAACCAATTTGAATTTGAAAACGAAAAAGGTACGAACACGGCATTTTTAGCTAACTGGGTTGCACCTTACCATTACATGGGATTAATCACAGGATACGGTGGATACATTTTTGGAGAAGACGGGAGAGATACAACTGATATAGGTCTAAATACTCCTGAGGCGATTGAGGCCATTGAATATGCTTCTAAATGGTATCAAGACGTATGGCCAAAAGGCGCGCTTGATGCGACTAGCGCTGAAAATTTTATGAATGATCAATTTACTAGTGAAAAAACAGCTGCAGTTATAAACGGTCCTTGGGGGGCAGCGAGTTATAAAGAAGCCGGCTTAAATTATGGCGTGGCTACTATCCCAACTTTACCGAACGGTGAGAACTATCAGCCGTTTGCCGGCGGAACGGGTTGGACCATTAGTACGTATTCAAAAAATAAAGGACTTGCGCAAAAATGGCTTGATTTTGTTAACAACACTAAGAACACACAAACTTTATATGAAATGACAGCAGAAATTCCGGCAAATCAAGAAACAAGATCTGCTATTAGTAATGGGGATGAGGAATTAACGAATGCGGTGATTAAACAATACATTTCTGCGGTACCAATGCCAAATATTCCGGAAATGGAAGAAGTTTGGACTGGGACAGAATCGATGATTTTTGATGCAGCATCCGGTAATAAAACAGCAAAAGAGGCAGCTGATGATGCCGTCAAATTGATTGAAGAGAACATCAAACAAAAATATGAAAAAAATGAATAG
- a CDS encoding extracellular solute-binding protein: MKKKSWKKYAVGLVSASALLLAACGGASGTESASSDSKDNAGSKELNIAVDAGYVDYVNEIKADFEKENDVTIKITERDMFEQLEALPLDGPAGSAPDIMMSAYDRIGPLGQQGHLAEVTLGNEEQYDETDKAQVTIDGKIYGEPAVIETLVLYYNKDLIEKAPETFKEAEALAKDEKYNFEGEDGKNTGFLAKWTDFYFSYGLVAGYGGYVFGENGTDASDVGLNNEGAVEAITYATDWFQNVWPQGMLDITSSDAFITDQFLAGKVAAFIGGPWQAQALQEAGVNYGVATIPTLNNGEEYQAFGGGKGWVVSNYSENKEVSQAWLDYVTTTENQNKFYDATNEIPANQESREYATGKDDELTSAVIAQYKEAQPMPNIPEMAEVWTGAENLMFDAASGNKTPKESADEAVKMITESIEQKYNN; the protein is encoded by the coding sequence TTGAAGAAAAAGAGTTGGAAAAAATATGCGGTTGGTTTAGTTTCTGCAAGTGCATTGTTGTTAGCTGCATGTGGTGGGGCAAGCGGAACAGAATCAGCTTCATCTGATTCAAAAGATAATGCAGGGAGTAAAGAATTAAATATCGCTGTTGATGCAGGATATGTTGATTACGTAAATGAGATTAAAGCAGATTTTGAAAAAGAAAATGATGTAACAATAAAAATTACTGAAAGAGATATGTTTGAACAGTTAGAGGCTCTTCCATTAGATGGACCAGCTGGAAGTGCACCGGACATCATGATGTCCGCTTATGACCGAATTGGACCATTAGGACAACAAGGACATTTAGCTGAAGTAACATTAGGGAATGAAGAGCAATATGATGAAACAGACAAAGCTCAAGTAACTATTGATGGTAAAATTTATGGTGAACCAGCAGTTATTGAAACGTTGGTATTATATTACAATAAAGATTTGATAGAAAAAGCTCCTGAAACATTTAAAGAAGCGGAAGCATTAGCTAAAGACGAAAAATATAATTTCGAAGGCGAAGATGGTAAAAACACTGGATTCTTAGCAAAATGGACTGACTTTTACTTCTCTTATGGATTAGTAGCAGGTTATGGTGGTTATGTATTTGGTGAAAATGGAACAGATGCATCTGATGTCGGTCTAAATAATGAAGGCGCAGTTGAAGCAATCACTTATGCTACAGACTGGTTCCAAAATGTATGGCCTCAAGGAATGCTAGATATCACAAGTTCTGATGCTTTCATTACAGATCAGTTCTTAGCTGGTAAAGTTGCAGCATTTATTGGCGGACCTTGGCAAGCACAAGCTTTGCAAGAAGCAGGCGTTAATTATGGTGTAGCAACAATTCCTACTTTAAATAATGGTGAAGAATACCAAGCATTTGGTGGAGGAAAAGGCTGGGTTGTCAGCAACTACTCAGAGAATAAAGAAGTGTCACAAGCATGGTTAGACTATGTTACAACAACAGAAAATCAAAATAAATTCTACGATGCTACAAACGAAATTCCAGCAAACCAAGAATCTCGTGAATATGCAACAGGTAAAGATGATGAGTTAACATCAGCAGTTATTGCACAATACAAAGAAGCACAACCTATGCCTAACATTCCAGAAATGGCTGAAGTATGGACAGGAGCAGAAAACTTAATGTTTGATGCAGCTTCTGGCAATAAAACACCAAAAGAATCAGCAGATGAAGCTGTCAAAATGATTACTGAATCTATTGAGCAAAAATACAATAACTAA
- a CDS encoding sugar ABC transporter permease — MSKENQPKKLKDERKAMLYSMIPGIGQFYNEQKFKGFIFLGIFLMFIYEMITFGTNAITGLFTLGSVPIEDHSLFIMIGGTLQLIIIVIFLAFYALNIYDARAVAIRWNKQLKVNTTAKEVLYNVYDQGFPYLLIVPAYLMMAFTIIFPVLVTLFMAFTNYDFYHIPPANLIDWVGVKNFTNILFLSSYRDAFTSVFSWTLIWTLCATTLQISLGIITAVITNQSFIKGKRYFGVVFLLPWAVPAFITILSFSNMFNDSIGAINTQVIPLLNNLPFVEIGQVAWKTQALWSKVAIIMIQGWLGFPYIYVMTTSILQSIPEDLYEAAKIDGANAIQRFKEITLPMIFMVAAPTFITQYTGNFNNFSMIYLFNNGGPGSVGGGAGATDILISWIYKLTTGTSPQYSMAAAITLIISTLVISVSLIVFRKTKAFNMEDA, encoded by the coding sequence ATGTCTAAGGAAAATCAGCCAAAAAAGCTGAAGGATGAAAGAAAAGCCATGTTGTATTCTATGATCCCCGGCATTGGACAGTTTTATAATGAACAAAAGTTCAAAGGCTTTATATTTCTAGGAATCTTTCTAATGTTTATTTATGAAATGATCACCTTTGGCACAAATGCTATAACCGGATTGTTTACTTTAGGAAGTGTTCCAATTGAAGATCATTCTTTATTTATTATGATAGGTGGAACGTTACAATTAATTATTATTGTTATATTTTTAGCGTTTTATGCTTTAAATATCTATGATGCCAGAGCAGTGGCTATCAGATGGAACAAGCAGTTAAAAGTGAATACAACTGCAAAAGAGGTATTATACAATGTTTATGATCAAGGATTTCCATATTTATTGATTGTTCCAGCATATCTAATGATGGCTTTTACTATTATTTTTCCAGTGTTAGTTACTTTATTTATGGCCTTTACAAACTATGATTTCTATCATATACCTCCAGCAAATTTAATTGATTGGGTTGGGGTCAAAAACTTTACGAATATCTTGTTCTTAAGTTCTTATCGTGATGCCTTTACTTCTGTATTTAGTTGGACGCTTATCTGGACGCTTTGTGCAACCACATTACAAATTTCTTTAGGAATTATAACAGCTGTCATCACAAACCAGTCGTTCATTAAAGGAAAACGTTACTTTGGAGTGGTTTTCTTACTTCCTTGGGCTGTTCCTGCATTCATCACTATTTTATCTTTCTCAAATATGTTTAATGACAGTATTGGCGCAATCAATACTCAAGTTATTCCTTTATTAAACAATCTTCCTTTTGTTGAAATTGGACAAGTTGCTTGGAAAACACAAGCACTTTGGTCAAAAGTAGCCATTATTATGATTCAAGGATGGCTCGGTTTCCCTTATATTTATGTTATGACAACAAGTATTTTGCAATCAATTCCAGAAGATTTATACGAAGCTGCTAAAATTGATGGGGCTAATGCAATCCAACGCTTCAAAGAAATTACGTTGCCGATGATCTTTATGGTTGCAGCTCCAACTTTTATCACACAATATACAGGGAATTTCAATAACTTTTCAATGATCTATCTGTTTAATAATGGAGGTCCTGGAAGTGTCGGCGGTGGTGCTGGTGCGACAGATATTTTAATCTCTTGGATTTATAAACTAACGACAGGGACCTCACCACAATACTCAATGGCAGCTGCGATTACGTTGATTATTTCAACACTTGTTATCTCAGTTTCTCTAATCGTGTTCCGTAAAACAAAAGCTTTCAATATGGAGGATGCTTAA
- a CDS encoding sugar ABC transporter permease, translated as MKNKFKSQKTATFLNHFFTYFFMIALSIIIIYPLLITASSAFKSGNITAFSLDFNADWTLNNFQRLFGETLYGTWYMNTLIVATSTMVVQVALITLAGYAYSRYNFMGRKKSLIFFLVIQMVPTMAALTAFYVMALLLGALDQFWFLSMLYIGGGIPMNTWLMKGYFDTVPKELDESAKLDGAGHFRIFWQIILPLVRPMIAVQALWAFMGPFGDFMLARFLLRSPEKITVAVGLQTFISNPQNQKASLFAAGAILIAVPISILFFMLQKNFVSGLTSGGTKG; from the coding sequence ATGAAAAATAAATTTAAATCTCAAAAAACTGCCACTTTTCTAAATCATTTTTTTACTTATTTTTTTATGATTGCACTTTCTATTATTATTATTTACCCCCTACTCATTACTGCTAGTTCTGCTTTCAAGTCAGGCAACATTACTGCTTTTTCTCTAGATTTTAATGCCGATTGGACACTTAATAATTTTCAACGTCTTTTTGGTGAAACACTATACGGAACATGGTACATGAATACTCTTATTGTTGCTACGTCAACAATGGTTGTTCAAGTTGCTTTGATTACTTTAGCAGGATATGCATATAGCCGCTATAACTTTATGGGAAGGAAAAAAAGTTTGATTTTTTTCCTTGTTATCCAAATGGTGCCTACTATGGCTGCATTGACAGCTTTCTATGTTATGGCCTTATTGCTAGGTGCATTAGACCAATTTTGGTTCTTGTCTATGCTTTATATCGGTGGAGGTATTCCAATGAATACTTGGCTGATGAAAGGGTATTTTGATACTGTCCCTAAAGAGTTAGATGAATCTGCGAAACTAGATGGAGCAGGACATTTTCGTATTTTTTGGCAAATTATATTGCCACTCGTTCGTCCAATGATAGCCGTTCAAGCTTTATGGGCATTTATGGGACCTTTTGGTGACTTTATGTTAGCCCGATTCTTGTTAAGAAGTCCGGAAAAAATAACTGTAGCAGTTGGACTTCAAACATTCATAAGCAATCCGCAAAACCAAAAAGCTTCTCTATTCGCTGCAGGTGCAATTTTGATTGCCGTTCCAATTTCAATTCTCTTCTTTATGTTACAAAAGAATTTTGTTTCTGGCCTTACTTCTGGAGGAACAAAAGGTTAA
- a CDS encoding component of transporter has product MKTDVFPLTYFKNIWTPRLIFKKRHQLNWFQLLLVLFFLTSILMVPVSLNFLKMETYPIEESYPDTFKLMDESVVVAFQQATSKKGALVTDPGLHLAKKNGVVSITESDSVIKEDLKAENALIFSENEFYLKNKDVPVSTIRYTKDFTPSQIKSVEDMKAAISRQWFFQNRTYVIGSLLLLVFSILFVSTILIVLGSAVFLYLTKKNSFSSIKTYKESVNLILNALGLPSLIALISSFIQFDIIVMLTIQSIGLALMILMVFYTTRFNDKVPVKNNIEVAGGKKHD; this is encoded by the coding sequence ATGAAAACTGATGTATTTCCACTGACTTATTTTAAAAATATCTGGACGCCTAGGCTTATCTTCAAAAAGCGTCACCAATTAAACTGGTTTCAATTATTGTTAGTCTTGTTCTTTTTGACTAGCATATTGATGGTTCCTGTATCATTAAATTTTTTGAAGATGGAGACTTACCCTATTGAAGAAAGTTATCCTGATACATTTAAATTAATGGATGAATCAGTTGTTGTAGCTTTTCAGCAGGCAACAAGTAAAAAAGGGGCATTGGTTACTGACCCAGGATTACACTTGGCTAAGAAAAACGGTGTAGTGAGTATAACGGAGTCGGATTCTGTCATCAAAGAAGATTTAAAAGCAGAAAATGCGCTTATTTTTTCTGAAAATGAATTTTATTTAAAAAACAAAGATGTACCGGTTTCTACCATTCGGTATACAAAAGATTTTACTCCAAGTCAAATAAAATCCGTTGAAGATATGAAAGCTGCCATTTCGCGACAATGGTTTTTCCAAAATCGCACTTACGTTATAGGATCTTTGTTGTTATTGGTTTTCAGTATATTATTCGTTAGTACAATTCTGATTGTTTTAGGATCTGCTGTGTTTTTATATCTGACCAAAAAAAATTCTTTTTCATCTATTAAAACGTACAAAGAATCTGTCAATTTAATTCTTAATGCATTAGGGTTGCCTTCTTTAATTGCATTAATTTCAAGTTTCATTCAGTTTGATATAATTGTGATGCTGACAATCCAATCGATTGGCCTAGCATTAATGATATTAATGGTATTTTATACAACGCGTTTCAATGATAAAGTCCCAGTTAAAAATAATATAGAAGTTGCTGGAGGTAAAAAACATGATTAA
- a CDS encoding glycoside hydrolase family 65 protein — protein sequence MIKRLFEVDPWKIKSSSLEEKNKRLQESLTSMGNGYMGMRGNFEEGYSGDSHLGTYIAGVWYPDKTRVGWWKNGYPEYFGKVINATNFIPVELFVDDQKVDLAKDTIKDYSIELNMKTGILYRSYTLIKDEVEVQFHFKRFVSIAMKELALIEVSAEVLKGQAKITFTPMMDGNVTNEDSNYEENFWLEIDRFAGEKSHLTTRTIPNPFGIEQFTVTTMMQTIAEKAISRQTSENFMKVQETIDYQLATGEKAEITKLVSVITSRDVEIDNQKEIASSMLDKAIEKGSHVLEQEHITAWAERWHKADVVIEGDDESQQGIRFNIFQLFSTYYGEDSRLNVGPKGFTGEKYGGATYWDTEAYIIPMYLSVADEAVTEQLLKYRYDQLDGAFHNARQQGLKGALYPMVTFNGIECHNEWEITFEEIHRNSTIAFAVYNYTNYTGKEDYLITKGIEVLVSISRFWADRVHFSSRTNQYMIHGVTGPNEYENNVNNNWYTNRMATWTLNYTLESLSKITEAKKEKLGLTDEEIAQWLDIIAKMYYPYDKELDVFVQHDTFLDKDLLPVASLGLDELPINQNWSWDKILRSCFIKQADVLQGIYYLNDEFTIEEKERNFDFYEPMTVHESSLSPSIHAILAAELGKKEKAVEFYAKTARLDLDNYNNDTQDGLHITSMSGGWLTIVQGFAGMRTYDGKLSFKPFCPDDWDGYNFMIKYRSRLLHITVTKNDVTVTLNEGDKLFITLYDERVELLDTLTVAIQ from the coding sequence ATGATTAAACGTTTATTTGAAGTAGATCCCTGGAAAATCAAATCTTCTTCTTTAGAGGAAAAAAACAAACGTCTTCAAGAAAGTCTAACATCCATGGGTAATGGTTACATGGGAATGCGTGGGAATTTTGAAGAAGGTTATTCAGGAGACAGTCACTTAGGTACTTATATTGCAGGTGTTTGGTACCCAGACAAAACACGTGTCGGCTGGTGGAAAAATGGCTACCCAGAATATTTTGGAAAAGTAATCAATGCGACTAATTTTATCCCTGTAGAATTATTTGTAGATGATCAAAAGGTAGATTTAGCAAAAGATACAATTAAAGATTATTCGATTGAATTGAATATGAAAACTGGTATTTTGTATCGATCCTACACATTGATAAAAGATGAAGTTGAAGTCCAATTTCATTTTAAGCGTTTTGTTAGTATTGCTATGAAAGAACTTGCTCTAATTGAAGTATCGGCAGAAGTATTAAAAGGGCAAGCAAAAATTACATTTACACCGATGATGGATGGAAATGTGACTAACGAAGATAGCAACTATGAGGAAAATTTCTGGTTAGAAATTGATCGTTTTGCAGGTGAAAAGAGTCACTTAACAACAAGAACAATCCCAAATCCTTTTGGAATTGAACAGTTTACAGTGACAACAATGATGCAAACCATTGCTGAAAAGGCCATTTCACGCCAAACAAGCGAAAACTTCATGAAAGTACAAGAAACAATCGACTATCAATTAGCTACTGGAGAAAAAGCAGAGATAACTAAATTGGTTAGTGTAATTACGAGTAGAGATGTTGAGATAGATAACCAAAAAGAGATAGCGTCTAGTATGCTAGATAAAGCCATAGAAAAAGGCAGTCATGTATTAGAGCAAGAACACATTACTGCATGGGCTGAACGATGGCATAAAGCGGATGTAGTTATTGAAGGAGACGACGAGAGTCAACAAGGTATTCGTTTTAATATTTTCCAGTTGTTCTCAACTTACTATGGGGAAGATTCAAGATTAAATGTTGGACCAAAAGGATTCACAGGTGAAAAGTACGGTGGAGCAACCTATTGGGATACAGAAGCGTATATTATACCAATGTATTTATCGGTCGCTGATGAAGCAGTAACAGAACAATTATTAAAATACCGCTATGATCAATTAGATGGAGCTTTTCACAACGCTAGACAACAAGGACTAAAAGGCGCGCTTTATCCAATGGTTACATTCAATGGAATAGAATGCCACAATGAATGGGAAATTACTTTTGAAGAAATTCACCGTAATAGTACGATTGCCTTTGCAGTCTACAACTATACGAACTACACAGGAAAAGAAGACTATTTAATAACTAAGGGCATAGAAGTTTTGGTTAGCATCTCACGCTTTTGGGCAGATCGTGTACATTTTTCTTCACGGACAAATCAATATATGATTCATGGTGTCACGGGTCCAAATGAGTACGAAAATAATGTGAATAATAATTGGTACACAAATCGAATGGCAACATGGACATTAAATTACACTTTAGAAAGTTTAAGCAAAATAACAGAAGCTAAAAAAGAAAAATTAGGCTTAACAGACGAAGAAATCGCTCAATGGCTAGATATTATTGCTAAAATGTACTACCCATATGATAAAGAATTAGATGTTTTTGTACAACACGATACGTTTTTAGATAAAGATTTACTTCCAGTCGCTTCATTAGGTTTAGATGAACTGCCGATTAATCAGAATTGGTCATGGGATAAAATTTTACGTTCTTGTTTTATTAAACAAGCTGACGTATTACAAGGAATCTATTATTTAAATGATGAATTTACTATTGAAGAAAAAGAACGCAACTTTGATTTTTATGAGCCAATGACCGTTCATGAAAGTTCACTTTCACCTTCTATTCATGCCATATTAGCTGCTGAATTAGGAAAAAAAGAAAAAGCAGTAGAGTTCTATGCTAAAACGGCTCGTTTAGATTTAGATAATTACAACAACGACACACAAGATGGTTTACACATTACATCAATGAGTGGAGGATGGCTCACGATTGTTCAAGGCTTTGCTGGGATGCGTACTTATGATGGGAAGTTATCGTTTAAACCATTCTGTCCAGATGATTGGGATGGGTATAATTTTATGATTAAATATCGTTCACGATTATTGCATATTACTGTAACAAAAAATGACGTTACCGTTACTTTAAATGAAGGGGACAAGTTGTTTATTACATTATACGACGAGAGAGTAGAATTGTTAGATACACTAACTGTGGCTATTCAATAA
- the pgmB gene encoding beta-phosphoglucomutase encodes MIKGFVFDLDGVLTDTAEYHYLAWQELGEKIGISIDRVFNEQLKGISRMDSLDRILAYGNKSMIYSKEEKIRLADEKNEEYKKLITKISSRDLLPGIKEFMADLKQADMKIALASASKNGPDILNQLGIAGLFDTIVDPAALTHGKPDPEIFIKGAKQLGLSPKECIGVEDAEAGIQSINAAGMFSVGVGTQESMKLADVFVSNTTQLDFVAILNKAQKK; translated from the coding sequence TTGATAAAAGGGTTTGTATTTGATTTAGATGGCGTGTTGACTGATACAGCGGAGTACCATTATTTAGCTTGGCAAGAACTGGGTGAAAAAATAGGTATTTCTATTGATCGAGTTTTCAATGAGCAATTAAAAGGAATTAGTCGAATGGATTCATTAGATCGGATTTTAGCTTACGGGAATAAAAGTATGATTTACTCTAAAGAAGAAAAGATCCGATTAGCTGATGAAAAAAATGAAGAGTATAAAAAATTAATCACTAAAATTTCTTCAAGGGATTTATTGCCTGGCATAAAGGAGTTTATGGCCGATTTAAAACAAGCTGATATGAAAATAGCGTTGGCCTCCGCCAGTAAAAATGGACCTGATATTTTAAATCAACTTGGTATAGCCGGTCTGTTTGATACTATTGTTGATCCAGCAGCATTAACACATGGGAAACCTGACCCAGAGATTTTCATTAAAGGCGCAAAGCAATTAGGCCTATCTCCAAAAGAATGCATTGGTGTTGAAGATGCAGAAGCTGGGATTCAATCAATTAATGCAGCTGGAATGTTTTCAGTGGGAGTTGGAACCCAAGAATCAATGAAATTAGCAGATGTTTTCGTATCTAATACTACTCAATTAGATTTTGTAGCTATTTTAAATAAAGCTCAAAAAAAATAA